From the Exiguobacterium marinum DSM 16307 genome, the window CACGCTGTCATCGGGGCAACATCATATTCTTTTGAATAATCTTTCGCAATCAAATTCCCAAATGCGCCAGACACCATTGCCAAGATGAGTAGTATCTCGCCAATCCCGAACCCAACCTCTGTACCAGGCGCGGGCCAGTTTGCGATGACAATCCCTGAGAATCCAAACGTCAAGGCAAGACCTTTCAAACGATTCAGTTTATCGTCTTCATACCGTATATGAGCGAGAGCCATTTGAAAGAACGATGTTGATCCAGCGATAATCGACCCTTGAACTCCGGTCGAGATCGAAAGCCCGATGTAAAAGAATAAATACTGTAAAAACGTCAAAAAAGATCCGAGGTGCGCATACGCTTTAAACTTTTGACGTGTTAATCGAATCGATTGCTTTAGGACGGTTTGACTAATAAGAAGTAGAAGCAGCCCCGCTAATAAAAAGCGCTCTCCTGCGAACAGTAGCTGTTGCCCATACTCATTCGATTGAATATCTAGCTTTTCATAACTTAATTTGATGAACGGGAAAGCACTCCCCCACAACAACGTATTAAATATCGCAAATAACGCCACTGTCCATGGACGTTGAAATATATTTTGCATGACACAAAAACTCCTTAATCTTTTTATTTGTTGGCAGATGATAAGCATGATAAAATAAATCTAGATAATAATTATTATAAATTAAAAAAAGGTTAACAAGGATTAAATCGTTAATTCAAAGCCAATTGATGATGATAATCATCTTCAACCATTATCATTCAATCGAGATTTATTCTCAATTAGAAAGAAGGGATTACATGAACGCTCCAACTGTTACACACGAAAAAAGCCACGTTTTCAAACGGGCTAACTGGTACGAACATATCGAATTGATTATGGCGCTCATTAGCGGTGTATTGATTGTACTCGCTTATATCACCGAAACACAAGAAGGAGCCCCTTGGATTCACGTCTCGCTTTATTTATCCGCCTTTTTCATCGGGGGATACGCGAAAGCTAAAGAAGGGATTTCGGACACCATTGAAACGAAATCTCTTAATGTAGAACTCCTAATGATCATCGCCGCCATCGGGGCCGCATCGATTGGATATTGGATGGAAGGCGCGATTCTCATCTTCATTTTCGCCTTATCCGGTGCGCTCGAAACATACACAATGAACAAAAACGAACGTGCGCTCGAATCTTTAATGGAACTCCAACCTGAACAAGCAACACGCCTGACAACTCCTGATAAACTTGAAGTTGTTCATATCGATGACTTGAAAGTTGGGGATCGTATTTATGTACGACCAGGTGAACGGATCCCGGTTGACGGAAAGATTGTAAAAGGTAGCGCTTCGGTGGAAGAAGCCGCCATCACAGGAGAGTCCGTCCCTGTCGATCGCCAAATCGGAGACGACGTATTCGGATCGAGCGTCAACTTGAACGGTGTATTGACAATCGAGGTGACAAAGCTCGCCACCGAGACACTGTTCCAAAAAATCATTCAAATGGTTCAACAGGCACAAGAAGAAAAATCACCGTCTGCACAGTTCATTGATCGATATGAAGGACGGTATGTTCAAATCGTGCTCATCTCCGTCACGGCGATCATCCTACTTGGACCGTTCTTTACGTCGTGGTCTCTTGAAACGAGCATCTATCGCGGCATGATCCTTCTCGTCGTCGCCTCTCCTTGTGCGCTCGTCGCCGCCATCACACCTGCTGCGTTGGCTGCCATCGCCTCTTCCGCAAAACACGGTATTCTCTTTAAGGGTGGCGCGCATATCGAGAATATGGGACGCCTAAAGGCAATTGCTTTCGATAAGACGGGGACACTCACGATTGGGAAACCTATCGTACAAGAAGCACTCATCTCTCCGGAGTTGCTTGAAGATGACGTGAACCGAATCGTTAGTTTGATTGAAGAGCATTCGATGCATCCTCTCGCCGAGGCACTCGTGTTATATACCGGGAGACATACCGGGGAGATGACACACTTCAAAGACATCACAGGTTCTGGAATTGAAGCAACAATTGACGGGACGACATATCGCGTCGGGAAACAAAAGTTCGCTGACCGCAGTGGCGATTTCTTTAAACAGGATGTCGAACGATTGAAAGAAGCTGGTCACACGCTCGTTTTCATCAGTGACGACTCGCGTACAATCGGTGCCTACGCCTTACGTGACACGCTACGACCTGAGGCGAAAGTAGCGATTCAGCGACTGAATGACCTAGGCATCGCCACCATCATGATTACCGGTGACAATGAAGCGACCGCTCGTGCCATCGCGAACGAAGCCGGATTGACACGCTACGTCGCCGAATGTTTACCGGAAGAGAAGGTTTCGCAGATTAAGACGTTACGTGAAGAATATGGGGCAATCGGGATGATCGGCGACGGAATCAACGATGCCCCCGCCCTTGCGACCGCTGATGTCGGAATCGCCATGGGCGAAGGAACGGATGCCGCACTAGAAACGGCAGATGTCGTTTTAATGAAAAATGACCTCGTCCGATTGAGCGACGCCATTCGTCAATCGCGGAAGTTGAATCGGATCGTCTTACAAAACGTCGTCTTCGCACTCGGTGTCATCCTCGTCTTGATCGCAACGAACATTTTCGAACTACTCATCATGCCGTTCGCTGTCGTAGGACATGAAGGCTCTACCATCCTTGTCATTTTGAACGGGCTTCGACTCCTCACGTCAACATGGGAGTGACCAATTCGACAAATGAAAACGATGATTGAAACAATATGTCGATTTCGTTATAATTGAAACAATGTGTCTAAAAGACTGAATTAGATCGAAAGATTGGCTAAAGGTGGTACAAGATATGAATACGATTGCAGTCATCGGCAAGGTATTTGTCGATATTAAAGGGACTTCCTTCGCACCGCTCCATAAAGATGCGAAGAACGTCGGCGACATCACTTTCTCTAATGGTGGAACAGGTCGCAACGTTGCGCAAAACTTAGGAGTACTCGGCAATGATGTTCGTTTCGTCTCAACCGTTACGAACGATCAAATCGGCGTCGGTGTCCTCGAGGAATTACGTTGTTTGAACGTAAACGTCGATGGGGTTGATATGCTCGAAGATAACGGCATGGGTATGTGGCTCGCCGTTATGGATAACAACGGCGACCTCCAAACGTCGATTTCAAAGCAACCTGACGAAGCGCGAATGGAAAAAGCTATTTTACGCCAAATCGATACCGTCTTTGAAGAGAGCGATGCGGTCGCAATCGACTTAGACTTGTCGGTCAACGTACTAAACGAGACGATTGAACTATGTCGCGTTATGGATTTGCCGCTGTACGGCGTGTGCGGCCACCTTTCTGTCATTGAACGAAACCGTCATTTACTCCAAGGGTTTACGGGGTTCATCTGTAGTCGGGAAGAAGCAGAAATCTTATCTGATATGTCAATCGTCACCGTGGATGATGCCCTGCGTGTCGCTGAAGTACTCGCCATGAAAGGCGCTCCCCTCACCATCGTCACGATGAGCGAACTTGGTGCCGTTTACGTCGATCTCCGCACGAATGAACAAGGTCACGTCCCGACGACGAAAGTGAAAGTCGCCGACTCTACCGGTGCCGGTGATTCATTCTTCTCCGCTGTCATCTCTGAACTCATGAAGCGCCACTCTATCGAAGATGCACTTCGACTAGGGATGCGTATCGCCGGAAAAGTTATCTCGTCACATGAGAATGGATTGACACAAGATATGTACGCATCATTAGAACAACCTACGCAAGAATGAGTTGAACGCATCGGCGAATCGTCGATGCGTTTTGTGCAAAATTATAGGAATGAAAGGAACGATCTCAGTGGTTCGAACGAAATTAAGAAGCGCGATCATTTTAATAAATGATCAAGATGAAGTAGCTTTGATTCGACGTGAAAAGGAAGACGTGCTTTATTACGTCTTCCCTGGTGGCGGAGTCGAATACGGTCATACAACAGAAGAAACTGCCGTTCGCGAAGCATTTGAAGAGCTCGGCGTCCATGTAGAATTAGAAGGCGTGGCTGCCTACGTCGCATTCAATAACGAGTTAAATCCTTACTATTGGGCGAAAATGACAGGTGGCGAATTTGGTACCGGAACAGGTGAAGAGTTTCAAGAAGAACAAACAAACGGATCATATACCCCTATGTGGATCAAACGATCAGCATTACCCCATCTTCCGATTCGTCCCCCATCGCTCGCTGAAAAATTAGCCTCACAAGAGACACGTTTTTACGATTTGACGTTGTCTGAGGCGTAATCAAGTGTACCTTTAAGCAATTTCGGGAAACGTTCACTAATGATTGTTTCAGGAGGGTTTCATGATGGCGATGACAGAAGTAAAGGAAAAGAAGAATTGGTTCTCGTTTGGAAAAGAATTATTTCGACGCTTTAAAGAACACGATGTACAAGATTACGGGGCAACTCTCGCATTCTTTTGGTTTTTATCCATCTTCCCGGGGATTATCTTTATTTTGGCACTCTTATCATTTTTCGATATCTCACAAGACACGTTCCAAAATCAATTGAATGATTTAGCTCCCGGTTCAGCCGCTTCTGATTTTTTGACCGGGATTTTTGAAGCAATTGGCGAACCGAGAGGCGGTCTGTTATCTATCGGTGCAATTTTAGCGATTTGGTCTGCCTCAAAAGGTGTCGACCGTCTCGTGACGACAGCACTACACGCTTATGGTGAAGACAATGAACGTAACTTTTTTGTCAAAAAAGGCTTAGCGCTCGGATTAACTATCTTACTTGGAATCGGCATGTTGTTGCTCATTCTTTCGAACGTATTCGGGTCACAAATTATCACGTTTATCACCGAATATTTTCCAGTGAACATCACCGGCGCTGAAGAGTTGATGATCAACGTATTCCGATACGTCTTGACAACAGTTGTCTTAATTTTGACGCTTTCAATTTTTTATAAAATATCACCACAGCAGCACGTGTTTTGGAAAAGTACGATTCCTGGGGCCATCTTTGGTGTCATCGGTTGGCAACTCGTGTCATTAGGATTCAGCTTGTACGTCTCAAATTTCGGGAGTTACGATTCAACTTACGGATCGCTCGGCGGAATCATCGTCACCTTGCTATGGTTGCAATTAACTGGAATGATCATCCTTATCGGTTCTGAGATCAACGCGACGTGGATGCGTTTCTTTAAAACGCCAAGCGAACAAGAATACGAACGGGATTTCAAGAAGAACAAAAAGAAAGCAAAACAAAAACAACAAGAAGATGACTACGATGATATCCCCACTAACACGTATGGCTAATACAAAAGGAGCACGTTCACAAAATGAACGCGCTCCTTTCTTATGCTTCTATTGGATCAAGACGTCCCGTTGCCGGGTCGATCACAAATCCATGGACATTCGTGCCTGGTGGTAACAAAGGATGATTGTTGATTAAATTGATGGAATGAACGACATTTTCCTCTACTGAATCAAAGCCATGTAACCATTGTTCTAAATCCATTCCTGACGATTTTAGCATTTTCAAAGTTTGAGGGTCGATTCCCCGACGTTCCATTTCTTCAATCACGATAGACGGTTCAATCGCTGCCATTCCACAATCATAGTGTCCGACCACAACGACTTCTTCCGCTCCTAGTGCGTAGAGGGCCACCAAAATCGAACGCATGGCCGAACCGAATGGATGTGATAGGACAGCACCGGCGTTTTTAATAATTTTAGCGTCTCCGTTCTTAAGTCCTAACGCTTGA encodes:
- a CDS encoding carbohydrate kinase family protein produces the protein MNTIAVIGKVFVDIKGTSFAPLHKDAKNVGDITFSNGGTGRNVAQNLGVLGNDVRFVSTVTNDQIGVGVLEELRCLNVNVDGVDMLEDNGMGMWLAVMDNNGDLQTSISKQPDEARMEKAILRQIDTVFEESDAVAIDLDLSVNVLNETIELCRVMDLPLYGVCGHLSVIERNRHLLQGFTGFICSREEAEILSDMSIVTVDDALRVAEVLAMKGAPLTIVTMSELGAVYVDLRTNEQGHVPTTKVKVADSTGAGDSFFSAVISELMKRHSIEDALRLGMRIAGKVISSHENGLTQDMYASLEQPTQE
- a CDS encoding heavy metal translocating P-type ATPase, coding for MNAPTVTHEKSHVFKRANWYEHIELIMALISGVLIVLAYITETQEGAPWIHVSLYLSAFFIGGYAKAKEGISDTIETKSLNVELLMIIAAIGAASIGYWMEGAILIFIFALSGALETYTMNKNERALESLMELQPEQATRLTTPDKLEVVHIDDLKVGDRIYVRPGERIPVDGKIVKGSASVEEAAITGESVPVDRQIGDDVFGSSVNLNGVLTIEVTKLATETLFQKIIQMVQQAQEEKSPSAQFIDRYEGRYVQIVLISVTAIILLGPFFTSWSLETSIYRGMILLVVASPCALVAAITPAALAAIASSAKHGILFKGGAHIENMGRLKAIAFDKTGTLTIGKPIVQEALISPELLEDDVNRIVSLIEEHSMHPLAEALVLYTGRHTGEMTHFKDITGSGIEATIDGTTYRVGKQKFADRSGDFFKQDVERLKEAGHTLVFISDDSRTIGAYALRDTLRPEAKVAIQRLNDLGIATIMITGDNEATARAIANEAGLTRYVAECLPEEKVSQIKTLREEYGAIGMIGDGINDAPALATADVGIAMGEGTDAALETADVVLMKNDLVRLSDAIRQSRKLNRIVLQNVVFALGVILVLIATNIFELLIMPFAVVGHEGSTILVILNGLRLLTSTWE
- a CDS encoding beta-class carbonic anhydrase — its product is MLEFNKRFVEEKQYEPFVSDKFPDKKIVILTCMDTRLTELLPQALGLKNGDAKIIKNAGAVLSHPFGSAMRSILVALYALGAEEVVVVGHYDCGMAAIEPSIVIEEMERRGIDPQTLKMLKSSGMDLEQWLHGFDSVEENVVHSINLINNHPLLPPGTNVHGFVIDPATGRLDPIEA
- a CDS encoding YihY/virulence factor BrkB family protein, with the protein product MAMTEVKEKKNWFSFGKELFRRFKEHDVQDYGATLAFFWFLSIFPGIIFILALLSFFDISQDTFQNQLNDLAPGSAASDFLTGIFEAIGEPRGGLLSIGAILAIWSASKGVDRLVTTALHAYGEDNERNFFVKKGLALGLTILLGIGMLLLILSNVFGSQIITFITEYFPVNITGAEELMINVFRYVLTTVVLILTLSIFYKISPQQHVFWKSTIPGAIFGVIGWQLVSLGFSLYVSNFGSYDSTYGSLGGIIVTLLWLQLTGMIILIGSEINATWMRFFKTPSEQEYERDFKKNKKKAKQKQQEDDYDDIPTNTYG
- a CDS encoding DMT family transporter, with translation MQNIFQRPWTVALFAIFNTLLWGSAFPFIKLSYEKLDIQSNEYGQQLLFAGERFLLAGLLLLLISQTVLKQSIRLTRQKFKAYAHLGSFLTFLQYLFFYIGLSISTGVQGSIIAGSTSFFQMALAHIRYEDDKLNRLKGLALTFGFSGIVIANWPAPGTEVGFGIGEILLILAMVSGAFGNLIAKDYSKEYDVAPMTAWAMVIGSIGLLVIGYVFEPNGISMPYTGQTIAFLFYLAMLSAIGFTLWNTLMKYNPVSRISLYIFLVPLFGVILSGILLGESIPWNAVVGLLFVIAGIYLSTYFQGRRMRNMH
- a CDS encoding NUDIX domain-containing protein, which translates into the protein MVRTKLRSAIILINDQDEVALIRREKEDVLYYVFPGGGVEYGHTTEETAVREAFEELGVHVELEGVAAYVAFNNELNPYYWAKMTGGEFGTGTGEEFQEEQTNGSYTPMWIKRSALPHLPIRPPSLAEKLASQETRFYDLTLSEA